The window CTGCTTCCATTGGTTTCGACAAAATACAGCCACAGGAAAGCGCTTCAGCGCGACTCCGCAAAGCACTACCGCCTGCGCAGCGCCATCGCGACGCGCTATGGTTATGATACCATGTTGCGCTGAATGCTCGCCTGCCCCCTATCAGCAGCCCCCCAGGCCCAGCGTGCTCAGGCACGGCGGGCTTTTTCCAGCCGTTCACGCACCTCTGCCGGAGAAGCCAGCGAAAGCACCTCTGTCGCGAGGGCCTGCGCCTCGGCAAGCGGCCATGCTCGCACCGCGGCTTTCACCGCCGGAATCGAAGGCGCGGCCATGCTCAGTTCATCCACACCCAGGCCCAAAAGCACCGGAGCAGCCAGCGGGTCACCGCCGAGTTCCCCGCACACCCCTACCCAAACATCGTGGGCATGGGCAGCCTCCACCACCTGCTTGATCAGCCGCAACACCGCAGGATGCAACGCGTCGGCCATCGGCCCCACCGCCGGGTGCGTGCGGTCGGCGGCCAGGGTATATTGCGAGAGGTCGTTGGTGCCAATGCTGAAGAAATCCACTTCGCGCGCGAGCACATCGGCCAGCACCGCCGCGGAGGGTATCTCGATCATCACTCCCACTTCCACGTTTTGCGCGTAAGGCAAGCCTTCTGCTTCCAACGCCTGACGAACAGCCGCCAGGTGGGTTTTAGCCGCGCACACTTCATCTACCGACGCCACCATGGGGAACATGATTTTGACGCCCTCGGCATTCGCGCCAGCGCGCAAAATCGCGCGCAGTTGGGTGCGGAACATTTCCGGATGCGCCAGAGAAAGGCGAATGCCCCGCTGGCCGAGGAAGGGATTGGCTTCGGCGGGCAGGTGCAGATACGGAATGTCTTTGTCGCCGCCAATGTCGGCGGTGCGGAAGATGACCGGCCGCCCGGCCATGACTTCCAGGTAAGGTGCATAAGCCGCCATTTGCTCTTCTTCGTCCGGCGGCGACGTCCGCTCCATGTAAAGGAATTCCGTGCGCAAGAGGCCTACGCCCTCGGCCCCGAAAGCCAGGGCCTGCTCGGCCTCCTCCCGGCCACCGCCGCCCAAATTAGCGCCAATTTCCACCCGGTGGCCGTCAGGCGTAATCGCGGGCGCGCCGGCCTCGGCCTGCGCGCTGCGGCGCGCCCGCGCCAGCGCGGTTTCCCGTTCCCGGTAGGCAGCCAGGGTGGCTTCCTCAGGGGAAACAATGACCTCGCCCGCCTCGCCATCGACGATCATCAAGACGCCTTCCCGTGCAGTTTCCAGCACGGCAGCATCAACCCCCACCACGGCAGGCAACCCCAAACCGCGCGCCAAAATGGCGACATGCGAGGTTTTGCTGCCCTGCACCGTGCAAAAACCGCGCACGAGTTCGTGAGGAAGCAAAATCGTCTGAGAAGGGGTGAGTTCCTGCGCCACAATCACAGAAGGCTTTTCGGGCTGGGCAATGGCCCCTGCCGTGCCGCTCAGATGAGCCGCGACCCGCGCACCGACGTCGCGCAAATCCACCGCGCGGGCGCTGAACACCGGGTCGTTCAACGCTTCAAGCATGGCCGCCTGGGCCTCAATGGCCTGCTGCCAGGCTGTGAGGGCGCTTGTGCCCTCGCGAATGGCCGCTTCGACCTGCTGCGTCAAGGTCGGGTCATCCAAAAACATGGCGTGGACTTTGAAAATCTCGGCCTCTTGCCCCCCCACACGACGCTGGGCTTCCTCATAGAGCCTTTGAATTTCTTCACGGGCGGCTTGCAAGGCGCGCTTCAGGCGGGCAAGTTCTTCTTCGGGGCTTCCCACCGATGCCGAGGCCCCCTGCCCCTTTGTGGAAGCAGCCGCAAACAAAAACGCCGGGGCAATTGCCACCCCGCCGGAAGCCGCAATGCCGCGAAATCGTCGTTCAGTCATGGTTTTGTCCTTGAGGCGTTGTGGCATCCAGGGAAAGGATCAATTCTGCGGCTTCGCTATCGGTCACCAGGTAATCAATGACACCGCTGCGCAACGCACCGAGGATGGCCGGGGCCTTTCTGCGTCCCCCAGCCACGCCCACCACCACGGGGATGCGCGTCAATCCTTCCCACGAGATGCCAATCAGCCGACGATGGAGGTCCAAATCGAGCAGTTCGCCATGCTGGTTATAGAAATAACCGCAGACATCCCCCACGCCGCCCAAGGCGGTAATCTGCTCCAGGTCGGCTTCCGAGAGCAGTTGCGCATTGAACATGCTGGAAAGCGTCGGCGGGGAAACCGCGCCAATGCCCACCAGGGCGATATCGGCCTGCTCGGCCAGCGCGATGGCATCGCGCACCGCTGGCGCGCTGACGATGGCCTCACGGGCTTCGGGGGTGCTGGCAAGCAAAGGGGCTGGCAGGTAACGGTATTGCCCAGAAAGCGTCTGCGCCA is drawn from Chloroflexota bacterium and contains these coding sequences:
- the ptsP gene encoding phosphoenolpyruvate--protein phosphotransferase, with amino-acid sequence MTERRFRGIAASGGVAIAPAFLFAAASTKGQGASASVGSPEEELARLKRALQAAREEIQRLYEEAQRRVGGQEAEIFKVHAMFLDDPTLTQQVEAAIREGTSALTAWQQAIEAQAAMLEALNDPVFSARAVDLRDVGARVAAHLSGTAGAIAQPEKPSVIVAQELTPSQTILLPHELVRGFCTVQGSKTSHVAILARGLGLPAVVGVDAAVLETAREGVLMIVDGEAGEVIVSPEEATLAAYRERETALARARRSAQAEAGAPAITPDGHRVEIGANLGGGGREEAEQALAFGAEGVGLLRTEFLYMERTSPPDEEEQMAAYAPYLEVMAGRPVIFRTADIGGDKDIPYLHLPAEANPFLGQRGIRLSLAHPEMFRTQLRAILRAGANAEGVKIMFPMVASVDEVCAAKTHLAAVRQALEAEGLPYAQNVEVGVMIEIPSAAVLADVLAREVDFFSIGTNDLSQYTLAADRTHPAVGPMADALHPAVLRLIKQVVEAAHAHDVWVGVCGELGGDPLAAPVLLGLGVDELSMAAPSIPAVKAAVRAWPLAEAQALATEVLSLASPAEVRERLEKARRA
- a CDS encoding sugar-binding transcriptional regulator is translated as MPTTDPYHLKLARVARLYYEQDLTQAQIAREMGVSRSQVSRWLAEARDLGIVEIRIQGPWSRVAELQSRLERRFPLQEALVMDRGGRGYMQVVQALGVLAANRLAELLEGKSVLGIAWSTGVYQVVSALRSARQKGVTVVQLMGTVGSVNPLLDGPDLTRWLAQTLSGQYRYLPAPLLASTPEAREAIVSAPAVRDAIALAEQADIALVGIGAVSPPTLSSMFNAQLLSEADLEQITALGGVGDVCGYFYNQHGELLDLDLHRRLIGISWEGLTRIPVVVGVAGGRRKAPAILGALRSGVIDYLVTDSEAAELILSLDATTPQGQNHD